DNA sequence from the Hippoglossus stenolepis isolate QCI-W04-F060 chromosome 17, HSTE1.2, whole genome shotgun sequence genome:
tcagctgtggatctctgcaactcctccagagtaaccatgggcctcctggttgcttctctgattaattttctccttgtccgactcttcagtttgggtggacggcctcctcttggtaggtttgcggttgtgccatattctttccattttcttatgatggattttatggtgctcagagagatgttcaaagctctggatatttttttataacctaaccctgcttcatatttctccacaactttatccctgacctgtttggtgagctccttggtcttcatgatgctgtttgttcagtaatgatctccaacaaactctgagtccgtcacagaacaggtgtatttatactgagattaaattgcagacaggtggaccctatttactaattatgtgacttgcaaatgtgacttgtgaatgcaattggtcgcaccagatctttgttaggggtttcacagtaaaggggttgaatacatatgcactcaacacttttcagatttttatttgtaaataattgtgaaatccatgtaatatttccccccacttccaaatgatgcactattttgtgttggtccattacataaactcacgatgaaataaattttaatctgtggttataccatgacaaaatgtagaaaagtccaaagggggtgaatacttatgcaaggcactgtacatggtccaatcgagtccaaactagacatgtaagacaagtgtcccggcctgatgacatcaacAGAGAAATCATgaattaaaatcacagcgccccctggtggcaacaggaaatgtcttgttttttgaacgtcttacacttggaagtattcctcctcatccactgaccgcaACCATGTCAAGCTATGTCAAAAGGGTCTCAAGATATTGttaatgaaggcataagattactgtgacttttcgtcaaacgccatattagtggcgtggcgttaaagttcatcaactcgccgtgacacacgaaattgctgtaatttCAGTGTTCATGCTTCAGTCTGactcaaaatacatttgtgtaacaacgGCCCCCCCATGAAGATAtttatatggttttaaggaatgggcgtggcaaaataactgactagcgccccctaaagtgcagccccggcactacgattgaccgacatgtacaaaaatcgatagggacatgtgtcttttcataacaaacaaataagtctcttggatagatatgctagaccaaacaggaagcccgccattttgactttagtggccattttggccattttccacttttttactttgacgaacttgtcccagggctttcatcagatcaacttcatattgaggtgagtgtcatctaaacaagatggagatgtaAACTACCTTGAATTTCGctttttcgtcacacggtgtgaccgtggcgtggcgtagaATCTTGATGATTCGCCAagaaagagggatttattataactcctctgtgcatcagcctcaaacctcagtCACACATTAacagtcccgccctgatcagatccatgtgtcaatattaaCTCGTCATCAAAGCCCCccctgctggcgacaggaagtgacatgttttatactttgatgcactgctcttGGCTACTTTACAACATACAGCTCAAAacagctcagtcaagtcataggaccatggtcagaattgtgacatttcctcaaaccttgtaaacattgaggtgcggcgaagattcatccttcgccaaaggagacgatgttgtcataactccactgtgcattgtcctatcaccaccttctgtctcatgatcagagtccaagcctgaacatctctatgtgtcaatatttcctcagggtcatagcgccacctactgattcgccatgagACAGGAAGTACTTTGATAAAttcactctgcattatccaaccggccccgaaCTACTgccctatgatcacaatcctgacctgaacagctccatatattaatattagtgcagggtcatagcgccacctactgatcagtgtgaaaattaagttgttgtaacatggtccaattgacacaaaattgctcacgctacatcagagcccctacttgaacagatctattagtctgtatgtaataatactgatggcgccacctactggcaacaggaaataagctttgttttacaactatcattcaatttatatacaattttcacagtgtgatgtgcaattgatagcgtggaccgtaatgagcaattagcaggcaaggatcgacatcgcgtgacggacgcaggaagtgaagcatttaTCTTTGCAGCAGtgcgcaaaacacatgcaacgcagagacgtgcgcttggtcattgatcgctcttTCCACTAACCGCAAAaggcttcaaaatgcgtgtgctcgggcccgttagtgccacaacgtagccctagtttgaTCTTATTCTTTGCTAGAAACTAGATTGTCTCTGAATAATCCTTCATTTCAATGTCTAGTTCTTATTGTAGGAATATAAAGTATCTAACTAATGAGGGAAGTGGTCTGAGATAAGataacttcactgttttctatttctcgtcagattttaaaatgtcctaTTTTATATGAGTATAATTTGatataatcataatataatgtaataattacaAAAACGTTAATTAACAttcatgtcatgtgacccactGATTTCAAACAAATGCCGAATATTTGTTGTTACTCTTGATTAACAGGACACACCTCTTTTTTAGTACATTTAAAATTTAGTCAGTTGCTAATTTAAAGAATTTCGATGCGGTTCAgtgtaagaacacacacatgagatCGCTCAGGATGTGTTGTTGCAAAAATCCTGATGCAGATTAATGATcatgttcttctcctctgttttgcCTTCAGAGTCCTGGAGTAAGTTCTTTCTGGTCCTGACTGGAAACACGAACAACACTCATGCAGACTTTGTaaagatgattaaaaacaacGGACACACTGAGGTGACCGCTCCTGAAGAATATGACTAGTCTGCTCTTCTGTCCAATCACTTCACGAGTTGGAACCAACGTGGGTTTGTCCCTCAGACACATTCCTGGCGAGAAATGATtgggtggagaccaaaacagagcaaacaggAGAGTAAATACAACACTGAGGTTCATTAGGAGCCCAGAAACAATGCTAATGTTGGTCTATCTGCTagatgtgtgtgattgttgcCATATCAACTTAAAGAAGTAGTTATAGCTTGGATTGGAAACTGAACAAAGTTCTGTCACATGTAAACTCAAAGGGAGGGAGAcggttgttttcttcagtttaacaAGTCCACTTGTTCATTTCTGGCCAAAGTCATGACATCATCGAAAGAATCTCAGTATATCTGCTCTATTCCCACCTCCAGtattaatactaatactatTGATCTGATATTAGATGGACCTAATAAACTGGCATCTGGGTACGACTCATAGACtttgaataaagatggaggacgcgTCTCCGCtcagagtcagtctcagctgtcaatcgtgatgtttctccatattttaatagcatcaaatatttaaaactgaaatatctggaaaaaataattgcacttgaacaaacatcagtgtgatacaaACGAccgaaaatgacagaaaccacattTGAGAAAGTTTATTCAATgcgtactttttttttttggtccatgtcccatccaccgacatggaggaggctgagtgtatgacctatactgcaaccagccaccagggggcgatcaagatgatatCTGTATCTGACTACGGTCTCTCATGCTTCCCTCCTCAGCGCGGTCTTCCACCACCACGGTCATCGACAGTAAACATTGCCACGtcttgtcgtgttcttttttccttaggtagagagggtagagtcggtcttggttcaaaaaagtatttatttagaagcaatgaaaagctactacatagctatgggcactcaacgtacagccCCAAGCCGTCTAATACCGccggggaagtcaagagtcgccccgaacggacgacaggtgcaatatttataataataggtagaacttcattggtcaataacgagggggagtcaccgtggctagtgcacaggctggtcccagcctctaggcactggaatccgccaatgatgaggagccgctcccaggttcgcccctcctctgacagtagctgggaaaatctttacattctgacagtgtttggtttggtgttttaaaacaagccttgaatcggctgacagcttgtgagttttcagtatggcatgcgcattttctagacaaaacaacgcctttcctatctgtccttcagaccctagtggcagctgcttgaattctttctaagggtatgtcacagttttttcagaaaacagtgcattcatgtatgtgtgatgtttgaataaagctaatggagtttaggctgtaatatagcaagttaggtatgagaacaagttaaagtacagtgtattgtatgccacagatgtacagtcttctcaaaacAGGccttatcagacaggtgcaagactgaactgcgatgtgacgcacacacacacaacaatcaacttcaagattaaaaccagccagcaacggctactatcagtcactatgtgaaggccgcatattttcccacatattcagcccaaactgcccctgcccccacccctgtccaacatactgcatttgtttagagttcagtttcattgccatcttcacagacacacactgaaagaaaaacatagattttagtcttaaaggggacatagcatgcaaattccactttgttagtgcttctacacattaatgtgggtatctggcatgtctaccaacccaaaaactctgggaaaaaaacacttgcgcgttttgttatagttcctctaagtcagaaacgtcatgcttgagtgactcgattgagcttcctgggttttgtgtcgtaacaaggcactggaagtctccctacatggccttggcccacccccccccgtccccccacactcgttacgccggtttacaccggaggcagcgaggctgcgaggcagcgcagcgccgttcccaagcacgcagccgcctggctgttcacacgggacgagcatttctccgctggtcaacccgcgattcactcacatgtggcatttgtctggatcgttgggactgggaggctgcagcagttgctcgggcgcgaccgctcgctctcccatgcgcgagctggaatttgtgtcaacgccacacagccagcagtgtggaagacttccgcagtaTTCAGCACAACTGTAACaccggcacaaacacacagagcccccccactcgttacgccgggtttacaccggacgcggaagcgccgctgcgaggcagcgcagcgccgttctcaagcgcgcagccgcctggctgttcacagggacgagcatttctccgcctggtcagccccatagactgtatatataaggtcagcccgcgattctgctttctccgcttgttgttgtacccgttgaatgtcggggttcgggggtaaatgatggtcttcatagcccccccccacctctctttctctctgtctgtctgcttgtgtgcttgtagtggatgggcagagggggacatttaattatctgattgggaaaattaaaactccaggacaacagaaggggaatacaaagtatgggatgcatatttgataatttatatcatttaaaatcatggggggagaggggggagctggctcattagcatttaaaggaacaggcaccCAAAACAGGTcactgtggagggctgttttatacagggtaaaaagggtgctgttttaaatgatccttgtggtattttgaccaaagtatgttacagacatttcattaagaccccaaggaaccatatcaacttgtggtaaaatgggcatgctatgtcccctttaaaagtcTACGCCCCCACTGTGCTCTGTGGTagacagtgaaagtgaaagtgcaTCAGGGCATTTTCAGTGACTGGAGGGAGTTTTCTTGATTCTGCAGCAGATTGTGGGGCAGACATGTCAGACGCGTCCACATCCAGAGATTATCATTCCATTTCGTAAGTAGGCTTCTTACATTAAGGTGGTTGAAATAAGAGGCTGTGAGCTGCTGAACCTCTGCAATGCATCGACACAGTACAGATTATCAACCCGTCAGGTATTTACCACTCTGTGTCCCGGAGGAAAGCTCGAGCTGAGCAGCTTCTGATGTTTAAAACCggaaatgattttatttgacCTTTATGCAGCTTTGTTAAGTTGTGTCGACTGaaagtttctctctgtgtgtttttgtttcagagaCATGCCGCAGATATATCCAGGTGAGAAAACACGTTCAATGTGTTTATAGTGTGACAACATATGTTTCTACCGTTTATCAACCATTTGAGTATTTGAGTTTGTGGAGAATCAAAAGTGAAAGGGAATTTCTCCATTGTCACTGTGGGACTAATGactattttatttgatcttattCTTTGCTAGAAACTAGAATGTCTTTGAATAATCCTTCATTTCAATGTCTAGTTCTTATTGTAGGAATATAAAGTAACTAATGAGGGAAGTGGTCTGAGATAAGATAACGtcactgttttctgtcctttcaCCCTCTGACTCCACAACATGACACACCTCATTCAATAGAGTTCAGTGTTTCTGATATATTAAACgagaaatacatatttaaaatagaataaataataataaaagtgtcATATGGGAAACCGACTCTAAATCAAGTCAGATATTATTGCTGCCATCACAAACAGGtcactcctcttttttttcagattctAACATGTCCTCTATTTTATATGAGTATAATTTGatataatcataatataatgtaataattacaAAAACGTTAATTAACTttcatgtcatgtgacccactGATTTCAAACAAATGCCGAATATTTGTTGTTACTCTTGATTAACAGGACACACCTCTTTCTTAGTAGATTTAAAATTTAGTCAGTTGCTAATTTAACGAATTTCGATGCGGTTCAgtgtaagaacacacacatgagatCGCTCAGGATGTGTTGTTGCACAAAATCCTGATGCAGATTAATGATCATGTTCTCCTCTGTTTTGCCTTCAGAGTCCTGGAGTAAGTTCTTTCTGGTCCTGACTGGAAACACGAACAACACTCATGCAGACTTTGTaaagatgattaaaaacaacGGACACACTGAGGTCACTGCTCCTGAAGAATGTGACTACTGTCTGCTCTTCTGTCCAATCACTTCACAAGTTGGAACCGACGTGGGTTTGTCCCTCAGACACATTCCTGGTGAGAAATGAgtgggtggagaccaaaacagagcaaacaggAGAGTAAATACAACACTGAGGTTCATTAGGAGCCCAGAAACGATGCTAATGTTGGTCTATCTGCTAGATGTGTGTGATCGTTGCCATATCAACTTAAAGAAGTAGTTATAGCTTGGATTGAAAATACAGGAAAAGGTGAATAAAAAGAGCCACAGAAACCAAACGGATCTCGTTACTTTCCACTTGTGTCCGACTCAGttgcttgttgtgtttttctctgttcttaCAGAAAATAAACCGACGATCCTGGTGGTGATGTATCACACCTTTGAGTGTAACCACGTCGTACCTGACAGCAGGAGGCTGACGGACGACCCGCGCGTCCACCTCAAAGTGAACTGTCTGTTCTATGAGCAGAGACTGCTGAAGTCTGACTGCAACGATATCGTGCAGTTTGAGATCCGGAAGTTTCTTGGATTTCCCCAGGTGACGACTGGATTTACCGACATATTACTGTTACTGTTTAAAGATCACGATGCCGTTTGATTATCATcactcatgtttttttctcGTTTTCTTTATTGTTGAACTCCTGGTCCATCAGCAGGGGTAAGTGTGACTTCAGATTTCTTTGCAAACTCAAAGGGAGGGAGAcggttgttttcttcagtttaacaAGTCCACTTGTTCATTTCTGGCCAAAGTCATGACATCATCGAAATAATCTCAGTATATCTGCTCTATTCCCACCTCCAGtattaatactaatactatTGATCTGATATTAGATGAACCTAATAAACTGGCATCTGGGTACGACTCATAGACtttgaataaagatggaggacgcgTCTCCGCtcagagtcagtctcagctgtcaattgtgatgtttctccatgttttaatagcatcaaatatttaaaactgaaatatctggaaaaaataattgcacttgaacaaacatcagtgtgatacaaACGAccgaaaatgacagaaaccacattTGAGAAAGTTTATTCAATgcgtactttttttttttggtccatgtcccatccaccaacatggaggaggcagagtgtatgacctatactgcaaccagccaccagggggcgatcaagatgatatCTGTATCTGACCACGGTCTCTCATGCTTCCCTCCTCAGCGCCGGGTCGTCCACCACCACGGTCATCGACAGTAAACATTGCCACGTacctcccccaccccctccgCGCCCCCTACCCCACCCCCTTTCACCCACTCCTCTCTCCCCGCCCCCCCCCTTCCCTGTACTCTGTCTTAGTGATACTAAACAAACAGTGAACACGCATgacaacacaaaatcaaaataaGGAATCTAAAATC
Encoded proteins:
- the LOC118124355 gene encoding uncharacterized protein LOC118124355, producing MSDASTSRDYHSISDMPQIYPESWSKFFLVLTGNTNNTHADFVKMIKNNGHTEVTAPEECDYCLLFCPITSQVGTDVGLSLRHIPENKPTILVVMYHTFECNHVVPDSRRLTDDPRVHLKVNCLFYEQRLLKSDCNDIVQFEIRKFLGFPQQGAGSSTTTVIDSKHCHVPPPPPPRPLPHPLSPTPLSPPPPFPFQQGIKPSLRTMWG